A section of the Agarivorans litoreus genome encodes:
- the rpsC gene encoding 30S ribosomal protein S3 — translation MGQKVHPNGIRLGIVKPWNSTWYADKGEYADNLYSDHKVRQFLTKELKSASVSRITIERPAKSIRVTIHTARPGVVIGKKGEDVEKLRKNVAKLAGVPAQINISEVRKPELDAKLVADSISSQLERRVMFRRAMKRAVQNAMRLGAKGIKVQVSGRLGGAEIARAEWYREGRVPLHTLRADIDYSTSEALTTYGIIGVKVWIFKGEVLGGMPVAAAPEAPSKPKRGNKRNAK, via the coding sequence ATGGGTCAGAAAGTACATCCTAATGGTATTCGCCTAGGTATCGTAAAACCATGGAATTCAACCTGGTATGCCGATAAAGGTGAATACGCAGATAACCTTTACAGCGACCACAAAGTGCGTCAATTCTTAACTAAAGAATTGAAAAGCGCTTCTGTATCTCGCATTACTATTGAGCGTCCTGCTAAGAGCATTCGTGTAACTATTCACACTGCTCGCCCAGGTGTTGTAATTGGTAAGAAAGGTGAAGATGTTGAAAAACTTCGCAAGAACGTAGCTAAATTAGCTGGCGTACCTGCGCAAATCAATATCTCAGAAGTTCGTAAGCCTGAGTTAGACGCTAAATTAGTAGCAGACTCTATCTCTAGCCAGCTAGAGCGTCGTGTTATGTTCCGTCGTGCGATGAAGCGCGCCGTACAAAACGCAATGCGCCTAGGCGCTAAAGGTATCAAGGTTCAAGTTAGTGGTCGTTTAGGCGGTGCAGAAATTGCTCGAGCTGAATGGTACCGTGAAGGTCGTGTACCGCTACACACTTTACGTGCTGATATCGATTACTCAACTTCAGAAGCGTTGACTACTTACGGTATCATCGGCGTTAAAGTTTGGATCTTTAAAGGCGAAGTACTTGGCGGAATGCCAGTGGCTGCAGCACCTGAAGCTCCTTCTAAGCCGAAGCGCGGTAACAAGCGCAACGCTAAATAG
- the rpsS gene encoding 30S ribosomal protein S19: MPRSLKKGPFIDLHLLKKVEKAVESGDKKPLKTWSRRSMIIPQMIGLTIAVHNGRQHVPVFVTDEMIGHKLGEFAPTRTYRGHAADKKAKKK; encoded by the coding sequence ATGCCACGTTCTCTCAAGAAGGGTCCATTCATTGACCTACACTTGTTGAAGAAGGTAGAGAAAGCGGTGGAAAGCGGGGACAAGAAACCATTGAAAACTTGGTCTCGTCGCTCAATGATCATTCCACAAATGATCGGTTTGACCATCGCTGTCCATAATGGTCGTCAGCACGTTCCAGTATTTGTTACCGATGAAATGATCGGTCATAAACTGGGTGAATTTGCGCCAACTCGTACTTATCGCGGCCACGCTGCTGATAAGAAAGCGAAGAAGAAGTAG
- the rplP gene encoding 50S ribosomal protein L16, protein MLQPKRTKFRKQHTGRNRGLGKGQNVSFGDFGLKATGRGRLTARQIEAARRAMTRHIKRQGKIWIRVFPDKPITQKPLEVRMGKGKGNVEYWVAQIQPGKVLYEMDGVSEGLAREAFELAARKLPISTTFVTRTVM, encoded by the coding sequence ATGTTACAACCAAAACGTACTAAATTCCGTAAGCAACACACTGGTCGTAACCGTGGTTTAGGCAAAGGACAAAACGTGTCTTTTGGCGACTTCGGTCTTAAAGCGACTGGTCGTGGCCGTCTTACTGCTCGTCAGATCGAAGCAGCACGTCGTGCGATGACTCGTCACATTAAACGTCAAGGTAAAATCTGGATCCGTGTATTCCCAGACAAGCCGATTACTCAAAAGCCTCTTGAGGTTCGTATGGGTAAAGGTAAAGGTAACGTGGAATACTGGGTAGCCCAAATTCAGCCAGGCAAAGTTCTGTATGAAATGGACGGCGTTTCAGAAGGTCTTGCTCGCGAAGCTTTCGAGCTTGCTGCGCGTAAGTTACCTATTAGCACCACTTTTGTAACGCGGACGGTGATGTAA
- a CDS encoding GumC family protein, translated as MESTFRFMEEQKSPQNRESKEIDLRHLFVTLWQAKLSIILAVMMTLLLSMLYVKALPSLYQASSKLMIGYSQAKMVAVEDVYNFDTQAEAYFNTETEILRSERIALAVIHQLDLQHHPEFLRKPIAPWRYWWQVITLGYSSQFSAANSPSEAQILRVFKSRLSVTPLPKSRLVEISFRSWDKLLAQQVSIAVAEAYIEYHRSSSEAATDQTIGWLLQELNRLKSALQSSEVELQLYREQENLVDQEGILGLIGKELQQLTTQQLEAQRIKSEASALWNLVRRTAKGDLDKLTSLSEIQRDPMVQNIKRRRIELELEQADLAKRYGPKHPKRVSLTGEISRVELELRSQTDFIISGIEKSYQSAVAREAALSESLRLAKVRYQDLSRKTTRFNQLTREIESNTRLYNTFLEKFKEAEAAEGFNRGYAQLVDSARIPESPIKPKKAIIVILAGMLAGILSVVFVLLKQAMSRTFATVDELETALNVEVIAEVPKVKVRSNKWLRQGVHPWLGEPLRSLRARLQMRPNRGQVVLFTSALEGEGKTSITIQTASACSDVEKVLLIDADLRRASVSTYLNYPLSQPGLTHLLARTHSVSQCIHRDNQLGFDVLTAGLIDRHSTSLLASKKFKLLLKGLRQHYDRIVIETGPLMQVSDAVMVAPSVDATLLVVQAERTDGKSIENALSKLARMDLEISGVVFNKVARNKRAYDYDLPSVHLVERSPKVIPLHEDKFRKQG; from the coding sequence ATGGAGTCCACCTTTAGGTTCATGGAAGAGCAGAAGTCGCCACAAAATAGAGAGAGCAAAGAAATCGATTTGCGTCATCTTTTTGTTACTTTGTGGCAAGCAAAATTAAGCATTATATTGGCAGTAATGATGACATTGCTGCTAAGCATGCTGTACGTAAAAGCACTGCCTTCTTTATATCAAGCTTCTTCAAAATTAATGATCGGCTACAGCCAAGCAAAAATGGTTGCTGTTGAAGATGTTTACAATTTTGATACTCAAGCAGAAGCTTACTTTAATACCGAAACTGAAATACTTCGCTCTGAACGGATAGCTCTCGCAGTTATTCATCAATTAGATTTACAGCATCATCCCGAATTTTTACGCAAACCGATCGCGCCTTGGCGTTACTGGTGGCAGGTCATTACTCTTGGCTATAGCTCACAGTTTAGTGCCGCTAATTCGCCCAGCGAAGCCCAGATTTTGAGGGTTTTTAAAAGCCGCTTATCGGTAACCCCGTTACCTAAAAGTCGTCTAGTAGAGATAAGTTTCAGAAGCTGGGACAAATTACTGGCTCAACAAGTCTCTATTGCCGTTGCTGAGGCGTATATTGAGTACCATCGTAGCTCCAGTGAAGCAGCAACCGACCAAACTATTGGTTGGTTGCTGCAAGAGCTGAACAGGTTGAAATCTGCCTTACAAAGCTCTGAAGTTGAATTACAGCTGTATCGCGAACAAGAAAATCTGGTTGACCAAGAAGGTATCCTTGGATTGATTGGTAAAGAGCTGCAGCAGCTTACTACTCAACAATTAGAAGCCCAAAGGATTAAAAGTGAGGCCAGTGCGCTATGGAATTTGGTACGACGCACGGCCAAAGGTGACTTGGACAAGCTTACCTCTTTAAGCGAAATCCAACGTGACCCGATGGTACAAAATATAAAACGACGCCGTATCGAGCTTGAACTAGAGCAAGCTGATTTAGCTAAGCGTTATGGACCCAAGCACCCTAAAAGGGTGTCGTTAACGGGAGAAATATCGCGGGTTGAACTTGAACTGCGCAGCCAAACCGATTTTATTATTTCTGGCATAGAGAAAAGCTACCAGTCTGCAGTGGCACGTGAAGCTGCGTTGTCTGAATCCTTGCGTTTAGCTAAGGTGAGGTATCAAGACCTAAGTCGTAAAACTACCCGTTTTAACCAACTTACTCGTGAAATCGAAAGTAATACTCGTTTGTATAACACTTTCCTTGAGAAATTTAAGGAAGCCGAGGCTGCAGAAGGTTTTAATCGCGGTTATGCACAGTTGGTTGATAGCGCACGGATCCCTGAGTCACCGATTAAACCTAAGAAAGCGATTATCGTGATACTGGCAGGCATGTTAGCTGGAATACTTAGCGTTGTCTTTGTCTTACTTAAACAAGCCATGTCGCGCACTTTCGCTACTGTAGATGAGCTAGAAACTGCCCTCAACGTTGAAGTCATCGCGGAAGTCCCAAAAGTAAAAGTACGAAGCAACAAGTGGTTAAGGCAAGGCGTTCACCCTTGGTTAGGGGAACCGCTGCGCTCGTTACGAGCCCGTCTACAAATGCGACCTAATCGTGGTCAAGTCGTATTGTTTACCTCAGCCCTAGAAGGTGAAGGTAAAACGAGCATTACCATTCAAACAGCTTCTGCATGTAGTGATGTAGAGAAAGTATTGCTGATTGATGCTGACTTGCGTCGAGCTTCCGTCTCTACCTATTTAAACTATCCATTATCGCAACCGGGCTTAACTCATTTGCTGGCGCGCACTCATTCTGTGTCGCAGTGTATTCATCGCGATAACCAATTGGGCTTTGACGTGCTTACCGCTGGGTTGATTGACCGCCATTCAACCTCGCTGTTGGCATCGAAGAAGTTCAAATTATTATTAAAGGGTCTGCGTCAGCATTACGATCGGATTGTTATTGAAACTGGACCATTGATGCAGGTGAGTGATGCGGTAATGGTTGCTCCGTCGGTTGATGCTACCTTATTGGTAGTGCAAGCTGAACGCACCGATGGTAAATCGATAGAAAACGCGCTAAGCAAGTTAGCGCGAATGGACTTGGAAATTTCCGGTGTAGTGTTCAATAAAGTCGCCCGCAATAAACGTGCTTACGACTACGACCTTCCTTCGGTACATCTAGTTGAACGTAGCCCTAAAGTCATTCCTTTACACGAAGACAAGTTTCGCAAACAGGGTTAA
- the coaA gene encoding type I pantothenate kinase, with amino-acid sequence MPATYTTSPHAFSYLDFEREAWSTLRQSVPLTLTEDDLERIRGINEALSLPQVVDIYLPLSRLLNLYVKARQDRREVLANFLGSGKHVPYIIGVSGSVAGGKSTTSRILQALLQRWPEHPKVDIVTTDGFLLPNEELEARGLMQRKGFPESYDQKALVDFVAALKSGEESVSAPVYSHLSYDIVKDKQIKVEQPDIVILEGLNVLQSARDYPNQPRQVFVSDYLDFSIFVDADPEQLETWYIERFQKLRASAFTHPSNYFHHYAQLDDIEASKVAKKIWSSINYVNLIENILPTRERADLILEKSANHEVSRVRLRK; translated from the coding sequence ATGCCAGCAACTTACACTACCTCGCCGCATGCGTTTAGTTATTTAGATTTTGAACGCGAAGCTTGGTCAACACTCCGTCAATCTGTACCGCTTACTCTTACTGAAGATGATCTGGAACGCATTCGAGGCATCAACGAAGCGTTGTCTTTGCCTCAGGTTGTTGATATTTACCTGCCATTATCTCGCTTGCTCAACTTATACGTTAAAGCGCGCCAAGACCGCCGCGAAGTATTAGCTAATTTTTTAGGTAGTGGAAAACATGTACCTTATATTATTGGCGTTTCAGGTAGTGTAGCTGGTGGTAAAAGCACCACGTCGCGGATCTTACAAGCTCTTTTGCAACGGTGGCCAGAACATCCTAAGGTGGATATTGTAACAACCGACGGCTTCTTATTGCCTAACGAAGAGCTTGAAGCGCGCGGTTTAATGCAGCGCAAAGGATTTCCGGAAAGTTACGATCAAAAAGCCTTAGTTGATTTTGTAGCTGCGTTAAAATCTGGTGAAGAATCTGTGTCGGCACCGGTATACTCCCACCTCTCTTACGATATTGTAAAAGACAAGCAGATTAAAGTAGAGCAACCCGACATTGTTATTTTGGAGGGCTTAAATGTGCTGCAGTCAGCACGTGATTATCCGAACCAGCCTCGCCAGGTATTTGTTTCTGACTATTTGGATTTTTCTATTTTTGTCGATGCAGATCCCGAGCAACTAGAAACGTGGTACATCGAACGCTTTCAAAAGTTACGAGCCAGCGCATTTACCCACCCCAGTAACTATTTTCATCACTATGCCCAGCTTGATGACATTGAAGCATCAAAGGTAGCTAAAAAAATTTGGTCATCGATTAATTACGTTAATTTGATTGAGAATATTTTACCTACTCGTGAGCGCGCAGATTTAATTCTAGAGAAAAGTGCTAACCATGAAGTTAGCCGGGTGAGATTAAGAAAATGA
- the rplB gene encoding 50S ribosomal protein L2 produces MAIVKCKPTSAGRRHVVKVVNQDLHKGKPYAPLLESKSKSGGRNNRGVITVRHIGGGHKQHYRLIDFKRNDKDGIPAKVERLEYDPNRSANIALVLFADGERRYILAPKGVKAGTPLMTGVDAPIEAGNCLPMRNMPVGSTVHAIEMKPGKGAQMARSAGAYAQIVARDGAYVTLRLRSGEMRKVLSDCRATLGEVGNAEHMLRKLGKAGATRWRGVRPTVRGVVMNPVDHPHGGGEGRTSGGRHPVTPWGVPTKGYKTRKNKSTDQYIVRRRSKK; encoded by the coding sequence ATGGCTATTGTAAAATGTAAGCCTACATCTGCTGGTCGTCGCCACGTTGTTAAAGTGGTTAACCAAGACCTGCACAAAGGCAAGCCTTACGCTCCTTTATTGGAAAGTAAGTCTAAGTCTGGTGGTCGTAACAACCGCGGTGTAATTACCGTTCGTCACATCGGTGGTGGTCATAAGCAACACTACCGTTTGATTGACTTCAAACGTAATGACAAAGACGGCATCCCTGCGAAAGTAGAGCGTCTAGAATACGATCCAAACCGTAGCGCAAACATTGCACTTGTATTGTTTGCTGACGGTGAGCGTCGTTACATTTTGGCACCTAAAGGTGTTAAAGCAGGCACTCCGCTAATGACTGGTGTTGATGCACCAATCGAAGCAGGTAACTGTTTGCCAATGCGCAACATGCCAGTAGGTTCTACTGTGCACGCGATTGAAATGAAGCCTGGTAAAGGTGCCCAAATGGCACGTTCTGCTGGTGCTTACGCTCAAATCGTTGCGCGTGATGGTGCATACGTAACTCTACGTCTACGTAGCGGTGAAATGCGTAAAGTTTTATCTGATTGTCGCGCTACATTAGGCGAAGTGGGTAACGCTGAGCACATGCTACGTAAACTTGGTAAAGCTGGTGCAACGCGCTGGCGTGGTGTTCGTCCTACCGTTCGCGGTGTGGTAATGAACCCAGTTGATCACCCACACGGTGGTGGTGAAGGTCGTACATCTGGTGGCCGTCATCCAGTTACTCCATGGGGTGTTCCAACCAAAGGTTACAAAACTCGTAAAAACAAGAGTACGGATCAATATATCGTACGCCGTCGTTCTAAGAAATAA
- the rpsQ gene encoding 30S ribosomal protein S17, whose product MSDIRTLQGKVVSDKMDKSIVVAIERQVKHPIYGKYTKRTTKLHAHDEANVAAQGDVVTIRECAPISKTKSWTLVDVVVKA is encoded by the coding sequence ATGAGCGATATCCGTACATTGCAAGGTAAAGTAGTTAGCGACAAAATGGACAAGTCTATCGTTGTTGCTATTGAGCGTCAGGTTAAACACCCTATTTACGGGAAATACACCAAACGCACTACTAAGCTACATGCTCATGATGAAGCTAACGTTGCCGCTCAAGGCGATGTAGTTACCATCAGAGAATGTGCTCCAATCTCTAAGACTAAGTCTTGGACTTTGGTAGACGTAGTAGTTAAAGCCTAA
- the rplV gene encoding 50S ribosomal protein L22 — MEALAKHRFARGSAQKARLVADQVRGLPVEKALVTLQFSSKKAAGLVKKVLESAIANAEHNEGADIDELKITKIFVDDGPTLKRIRPRAKGRADRIIKRTSHITVVVSDN, encoded by the coding sequence ATGGAAGCTTTAGCTAAACATCGTTTTGCTCGTGGTTCTGCGCAAAAAGCTCGCCTGGTTGCAGATCAAGTACGTGGTCTACCAGTTGAAAAAGCACTTGTTACGTTGCAATTCAGCAGCAAAAAAGCAGCAGGACTTGTTAAGAAAGTTCTAGAATCTGCCATTGCTAACGCTGAGCACAACGAAGGTGCTGATATTGATGAGTTGAAAATCACCAAAATCTTCGTAGATGATGGTCCAACTCTAAAGCGTATTCGTCCTCGTGCTAAAGGCCGAGCCGACCGTATTATCAAGCGTACCAGCCACATCACTGTGGTTGTGTCTGATAACTAG
- the murB gene encoding UDP-N-acetylmuramate dehydrogenase has product MSVVSAIKRDVDLTSYNTFGLAAKAKYFVELTNSNDIGELVSWIRAEQLPWMVIGGGSNLLLLEDFAGLVVLNQLRGIEVSETADSYSIRAAAGEDWHKFVKWTVEQGMPGLENLALIPGTVGASPVQNIGAYGVELADVCSEVEYYSIHSNRTQVISSEDCQFAYRDSIFKSALKDQVIISHVTFKLNKSWQAKCEYGGLKQLEADISAQTIFDEVCKMRISKLPDPQVLGNAGSFFKNPLVSNEQLAKLLCRYPDMPNYSATNGLSKLAAGWLIDQLGLKGYTVGGAAVHQDQALVLVNIANAKAIDLLALCRHIRQQVWQRFDVLLQPEVRFINSIGEVEPTLVLGMPDAGE; this is encoded by the coding sequence ATGAGTGTAGTGTCGGCTATTAAACGCGACGTTGATTTAACTAGCTACAACACTTTTGGCTTGGCTGCTAAAGCCAAATATTTTGTAGAGCTAACAAATTCGAACGATATTGGCGAGTTGGTGAGTTGGATACGTGCTGAACAGCTACCTTGGATGGTAATTGGTGGAGGTTCTAACTTACTGCTTCTTGAAGACTTTGCGGGCCTAGTGGTGCTAAACCAGCTGCGAGGTATTGAAGTGAGCGAAACAGCTGACAGTTATTCTATTAGGGCAGCGGCGGGTGAAGATTGGCATAAATTTGTAAAATGGACTGTAGAACAAGGAATGCCCGGTTTAGAAAATTTGGCACTTATCCCTGGTACGGTAGGAGCCTCACCGGTACAAAATATTGGAGCTTATGGAGTGGAACTGGCTGATGTATGTTCCGAGGTTGAATATTATTCGATACACTCTAACCGCACACAAGTTATTAGCTCTGAAGATTGCCAGTTTGCCTATCGAGATAGCATCTTTAAAAGCGCCTTAAAAGACCAAGTTATTATCAGTCACGTGACTTTTAAGCTGAATAAATCTTGGCAAGCCAAATGCGAATACGGTGGTTTAAAGCAGCTAGAGGCAGATATTAGTGCTCAGACGATTTTTGATGAAGTATGTAAGATGCGCATTAGCAAACTTCCTGACCCACAGGTATTAGGAAATGCTGGGAGCTTTTTTAAGAATCCATTAGTGAGTAACGAACAGCTTGCTAAATTGTTGTGTCGCTATCCCGATATGCCTAATTACTCTGCTACAAACGGCCTGTCTAAGCTAGCTGCTGGTTGGTTGATCGATCAACTTGGCCTTAAAGGATATACTGTTGGCGGAGCAGCAGTGCATCAAGATCAAGCTTTAGTCTTAGTAAATATAGCCAATGCAAAAGCGATTGATTTACTTGCGTTATGTCGTCACATTCGCCAGCAAGTTTGGCAACGTTTCGATGTGCTATTGCAGCCGGAGGTTCGCTTCATAAATAGTATTGGTGAGGTTGAGCCAACACTTGTTTTAGGAATGCCTGATGCAG
- the rpmC gene encoding 50S ribosomal protein L29, producing the protein MTANELKDKSVEELKAELLNLLREQFNLRMQASTGQLAQTHLLKNVRRDIARVKTILNQKAGA; encoded by the coding sequence ATGACAGCGAACGAACTTAAAGATAAAAGTGTTGAAGAGCTTAAAGCTGAGCTACTAAACCTGCTTCGTGAGCAATTCAACTTGCGTATGCAAGCAAGTACTGGTCAATTAGCCCAAACTCACTTGCTTAAAAACGTACGTCGCGATATCGCGCGTGTGAAAACAATTCTGAATCAGAAGGCAGGTGCGTAA